From one Luteolibacter sp. SL250 genomic stretch:
- a CDS encoding HD domain-containing protein → MLETVIPFIIECEKLKSVLRRTKVVGTDRRENSAEHSWSLALLAIGLFPHMPASLDQLRVLKMVILHDIVEIDAGDTFCYAARLDKAECEQAAADRIFALLSPELGMEFMAIWHEFEAGETPEAAFANALDRMLPLIQNLNNNGQSWREHGVTWKQVMERNVVIAKSSPALWQEVEAMLHAAAGKGILPHGGAF, encoded by the coding sequence ATGCTGGAAACCGTCATCCCGTTCATCATCGAGTGTGAGAAACTGAAGTCCGTGCTGCGCCGCACGAAGGTGGTCGGTACCGACCGCAGGGAAAACTCCGCCGAACACAGTTGGAGCCTCGCTCTGCTGGCGATCGGGCTTTTCCCCCACATGCCCGCCTCGCTGGACCAGCTCAGGGTGCTGAAGATGGTCATCCTCCATGATATCGTGGAGATCGATGCCGGGGACACGTTCTGCTACGCCGCACGGTTGGACAAGGCGGAGTGCGAGCAGGCCGCGGCCGACCGCATCTTCGCCCTGCTGTCCCCGGAACTCGGCATGGAGTTCATGGCCATCTGGCATGAGTTCGAGGCGGGCGAAACGCCGGAAGCCGCCTTTGCCAATGCCCTGGACCGGATGCTGCCGCTCATCCAGAACCTCAACAACAACGGCCAGAGCTGGCGGGAGCACGGTGTCACCTGGAAGCAGGTGATGGAGCGCAACGTGGTGATCGCCAAAAGCTCCCCGGCTCTGTGGCAGGAGGTGGAGGCCATGCTTCACGCCGCCGCCGGAAAGGGAATCCTTCCCCACGGCGGCGCCTTTTGA
- a CDS encoding ATPase, T2SS/T4P/T4SS family, whose protein sequence is MSSASPPRPPYPEGTPAIQAARFQPGMNGRQLLGIIFRVCRELRVSDIQMRSGRPVYIHTNKGMEMLDFLGILSATHMDEILKELIRNRENAGHGFGVADAGSHVEEQIAQAMHDFTSTKVADFSCDGIPMGEAGERSGRLRIQAHLSSSGLGVTCRILNDFIPELEQLGIDPDTIATLRHASLKRAGLCLVTGPTGSGKSTTLASLIDWVRRHHPKHIVTVEDPIEYQYPDDMPDPVYPGHRTPSPSIVTQQEVGRDVHSYRQGLKDVLRKAPHIILLGEIRDREAMETCMEAAQTGHLVLSTLHTTGAVKTLGRILELYPNESHTAVLSRLSEILIFIHSQGLLNGVNRRVLTYEFLHNSEDAISSAIANYDGGARSLEDVIHRAGNVQWDNNLKRLLQQGLISYDTFENARMNRADNEVF, encoded by the coding sequence ATGTCATCCGCCTCCCCACCACGGCCTCCTTATCCGGAGGGAACCCCCGCCATTCAGGCGGCGCGTTTCCAGCCGGGCATGAACGGCCGCCAGCTCCTCGGGATCATCTTCCGGGTGTGCAGGGAGCTGCGTGTCTCAGACATCCAGATGCGCTCCGGGCGGCCGGTCTACATCCATACGAACAAGGGCATGGAGATGCTCGACTTCCTGGGCATCCTCTCCGCCACCCACATGGATGAGATCCTCAAGGAACTCATCCGCAACCGGGAGAACGCCGGGCACGGCTTCGGCGTCGCGGACGCGGGCTCCCACGTGGAGGAGCAGATCGCCCAGGCGATGCATGATTTCACGTCCACAAAGGTCGCGGACTTCTCCTGCGATGGCATCCCGATGGGAGAGGCGGGCGAGCGTTCCGGACGCCTCCGGATCCAGGCGCACCTCAGCTCCTCTGGCCTGGGTGTCACCTGCCGGATCCTGAATGATTTCATCCCGGAGCTGGAGCAACTCGGCATCGATCCGGACACCATCGCCACCCTCCGCCACGCGTCGCTGAAGCGGGCGGGACTCTGCCTGGTCACCGGCCCGACGGGTTCCGGAAAATCCACCACCCTGGCGTCCCTCATCGACTGGGTGCGCAGGCACCACCCGAAGCACATCGTCACCGTCGAGGACCCCATCGAGTACCAGTATCCGGACGACATGCCGGACCCGGTCTATCCCGGCCACCGCACGCCCTCGCCCAGCATCGTCACGCAGCAGGAGGTGGGGCGCGACGTCCACTCCTACCGCCAGGGCTTGAAGGACGTGCTGCGGAAGGCACCGCACATCATCCTGCTCGGGGAGATCCGCGACCGTGAGGCCATGGAGACGTGCATGGAGGCCGCGCAGACCGGCCACCTCGTCCTCTCCACGCTGCATACTACGGGTGCGGTGAAAACGCTCGGCCGGATTCTGGAACTCTATCCGAACGAAAGCCACACCGCGGTGCTGAGCCGGCTTTCCGAAATCCTCATCTTCATCCACTCCCAGGGACTGCTCAACGGAGTCAACCGCCGGGTGCTGACCTATGAATTCCTCCACAACAGCGAGGACGCCATCTCCAGTGCCATCGCCAACTACGACGGCGGCGCGCGCTCCCTGGAGGACGTCATCCACCGCGCCGGAAACGTGCAGTGGGACAACAACCTCAAGCGCCTGCTCCAGCAAGGGCTCATCTCCTACGACACCTTCGAGAACGCACGCATGAACCGCGCCGACAACGAGGTCTTCTAG
- a CDS encoding ATP-binding cassette domain-containing protein: MKIGYGSPIAGLEKSIELGGGTHFILARNGRGKTTLLRTIARTLRPVEGSLKTDGALQYLPEDLRFDQDMTAGMILRSLVPKNRLKEALALAERIELNLKRPYGRLSTGNRRKINLIMAEFSIHPDTGNILLLDEPFSGLDAFARQAFEEIWRASSDNVLRLVSCHPDYDSMTLSSALLIDRSTIRHLTGADQTWSELKNLLH, translated from the coding sequence TTGAAGATCGGGTATGGCTCCCCCATCGCCGGTCTGGAGAAATCCATCGAACTCGGCGGAGGCACCCATTTCATCCTGGCGCGGAACGGCCGCGGGAAAACCACGCTGCTGCGGACCATCGCCCGCACGCTGCGCCCCGTGGAGGGCAGTCTGAAGACGGACGGAGCGCTGCAGTACCTGCCGGAGGACCTGCGGTTCGACCAGGACATGACAGCAGGGATGATCCTGCGGTCACTGGTCCCGAAGAACCGGCTCAAGGAAGCCTTGGCCCTGGCGGAACGCATCGAGCTGAACCTGAAACGTCCCTACGGCCGCCTCTCGACCGGCAACCGCCGGAAGATCAACCTGATCATGGCGGAATTTTCCATCCACCCGGACACGGGCAACATCCTGTTGCTGGACGAGCCGTTCAGCGGCTTGGACGCCTTCGCCCGCCAGGCGTTCGAGGAAATCTGGCGCGCCTCTTCGGACAACGTGCTGCGCCTGGTGAGCTGCCACCCGGACTACGATTCCATGACCCTTTCCAGCGCCCTGCTCATCGACAGGTCCACCATCCGCCACCTGACCGGAGCGGACCAGACCTGGAGCGAACTGAAGAACCTCCTTCACTGA
- the prfA gene encoding peptide chain release factor 1, which yields MSLIKPPASMDYSALISKRRQRFAGLEEAIGDPNLFDQPKRATEILREHRNLKASLDLWDKLEDTRRQLSDNEELAKSGDPDFAEMAAEEIPAQQQLITRLTEELQYALLPADPTEDRDALIEIRAGAGGDEASLFAAELMRMYQRYADLRGWKSEHLESSPSEVGGFKEVILKITGEQVFRYLKYESGVHRVQRVPATETQGRVHTSTVTVAVLPEAEEVDVELKQEDLRIEVCRAGGAGGQHVNRTESAVQVFHLPTGIYVRCEDGRSQIKNKEMALQILRSKLYEQKLREQQDAYSSHRRSLIGSGDRSEKIRTYNFPQSRITDHRIGHTSHNLTGIIAGDLNEFTNELQKAEMADRLAEAGL from the coding sequence ATGTCCCTTATCAAACCGCCCGCTTCCATGGACTACTCCGCGCTCATCTCCAAACGCCGCCAACGCTTCGCCGGACTGGAGGAAGCCATCGGTGATCCGAACCTGTTCGACCAGCCGAAGCGGGCCACGGAGATCCTGCGCGAGCACCGGAACCTCAAGGCATCGCTCGACCTCTGGGACAAGCTGGAGGACACCCGGCGGCAGCTCTCGGACAACGAGGAGTTGGCGAAGTCCGGCGACCCGGACTTTGCGGAGATGGCGGCCGAAGAGATCCCCGCCCAGCAGCAGCTCATCACGCGGCTCACGGAGGAACTCCAATACGCCCTGCTGCCGGCGGATCCCACGGAAGACCGCGACGCTTTGATCGAGATCCGCGCCGGTGCCGGTGGTGATGAGGCCTCCCTCTTCGCCGCCGAGCTGATGCGGATGTACCAGCGCTACGCGGACCTGCGCGGGTGGAAGTCCGAGCATCTGGAAAGCAGCCCGTCCGAGGTCGGCGGCTTCAAGGAAGTGATCCTGAAAATCACCGGGGAGCAGGTATTCCGGTATCTGAAATATGAATCCGGCGTCCACCGCGTGCAGCGCGTGCCCGCGACGGAGACGCAGGGCCGCGTCCACACCTCCACCGTCACCGTGGCCGTCCTGCCGGAGGCGGAGGAGGTGGATGTGGAACTGAAGCAGGAGGACCTCCGCATCGAGGTTTGCCGTGCGGGCGGCGCGGGCGGCCAGCACGTGAACCGGACGGAGTCCGCCGTGCAGGTGTTCCACCTCCCCACCGGCATCTATGTCCGGTGCGAGGACGGCCGTTCCCAGATCAAGAACAAGGAGATGGCGCTCCAGATCCTCCGCTCGAAGCTCTACGAACAGAAGCTGCGCGAGCAGCAGGACGCGTATTCCTCCCACCGCCGCTCGCTCATCGGTTCAGGGGACCGGTCGGAGAAGATCCGCACCTACAACTTTCCGCAAAGCCGGATCACCGACCACCGCATCGGCCACACGTCGCACAATCTCACAGGCATCATCGCCGGGGATCTCAATGAGTTCACCAACGAGCTGCAGAAGGCGGAAATGGCGGACCGCCTCGCGGAAGCGGGGCTCTGA
- a CDS encoding secretin N-terminal domain-containing protein, which yields MKPPALLLLPIALFTAGLSSAQDSPPPLTSAPPATDPGPLVNPPAPQDAPPAPPAGDGSMPTIDGAPPKTVGPAAEPMPAIEPVPVPPPSPSEQGGAPGAPPAPGTAFGPLEQQKLEAQQTSDGYIIKDAPLNEIFQFLAKSAGKQYFHNVKITGQEYLVTGHLNDGDPQQQMEELAFMYGLSLHVKGNTIYALTQAQLSQLPAAEYHYQLKYLRPSDIDQIKELIRPVLSPGTGIVNFEPKTNTVIIIDSAHRIEQARQFLHTIDQAKGQVVVETKIFRVNSTSGQRTGVNWSASLGESGTNLEVFRDLNSIFGIQTAATAGASGNLVLDPVQLTGVLRALSEGGIANQVSNPTLITEDNEQASISIIDRVPIITATVNETDRTTQTTEEVRYKIDTSDKSISDDPEKHREIGISLVVTPTVLSDGTVRMRLRPRSAQIVENIRGISGNFYPRVSESMVESTARVPDGHSLVVGGFYGEVQNKDKTKVPLLGDIPVINFFFKSKEASKEQSSLVFIVTPTSYDPRNRGENSQIANRVRTASQLQRDHDWVDPYNPGPAHEPNLRRALRDLQPDEAPYYPRAEELAPKPKSRRATPSGRP from the coding sequence ATGAAACCACCCGCCCTGCTGCTGCTGCCCATCGCCCTCTTCACGGCCGGACTTTCTTCCGCACAGGACTCACCACCTCCGCTGACATCCGCCCCTCCCGCCACGGATCCCGGACCGCTGGTGAATCCTCCCGCGCCGCAGGATGCCCCACCCGCGCCTCCCGCGGGCGATGGTTCCATGCCCACCATCGACGGCGCACCACCGAAGACCGTCGGCCCTGCGGCCGAACCCATGCCCGCCATCGAGCCGGTACCGGTCCCACCTCCCTCCCCTTCCGAGCAGGGCGGCGCGCCAGGTGCACCGCCCGCCCCCGGAACCGCCTTCGGGCCGCTGGAGCAACAGAAGCTCGAAGCCCAGCAAACCTCGGACGGCTACATCATCAAGGATGCGCCACTGAATGAAATTTTCCAGTTCCTGGCGAAGTCCGCAGGCAAGCAGTACTTCCACAACGTCAAGATCACCGGCCAGGAATACCTGGTGACCGGCCACCTCAATGACGGGGATCCCCAGCAGCAGATGGAGGAACTGGCATTCATGTACGGCCTGTCCCTCCACGTGAAGGGAAACACCATCTACGCGCTGACCCAGGCGCAGCTCAGCCAGCTCCCCGCCGCGGAGTACCACTACCAGCTCAAGTACCTGCGCCCTTCCGACATCGACCAGATCAAGGAGCTGATCCGACCGGTCCTCAGTCCGGGCACGGGGATCGTCAACTTCGAGCCGAAGACCAACACCGTCATCATCATCGACTCCGCCCACCGCATCGAGCAGGCACGGCAGTTCCTCCACACCATCGACCAGGCGAAGGGCCAGGTCGTGGTGGAAACCAAGATCTTCCGCGTGAACAGCACATCCGGCCAGCGGACCGGAGTGAACTGGTCGGCCTCCCTGGGTGAATCCGGAACCAATCTGGAGGTTTTCCGCGACCTTAACTCCATCTTCGGCATCCAGACGGCGGCGACCGCCGGAGCCTCCGGCAATCTGGTGCTCGACCCTGTCCAGCTCACCGGCGTGCTGCGGGCCCTTTCCGAAGGCGGCATCGCCAACCAGGTCTCCAACCCGACCCTGATCACGGAAGACAACGAGCAGGCTTCCATCTCCATCATCGACCGGGTGCCCATCATCACCGCCACGGTCAACGAAACCGACCGGACCACCCAGACCACCGAGGAGGTCCGCTACAAGATCGACACCTCTGACAAGTCCATCTCGGACGATCCGGAGAAGCACCGCGAGATCGGCATCTCTCTGGTGGTGACACCGACGGTTCTTTCGGACGGCACGGTGCGGATGCGCCTGCGCCCGCGCTCCGCCCAGATCGTCGAGAACATCCGCGGCATCTCCGGGAACTTCTATCCCCGTGTTTCGGAGTCGATGGTGGAGTCCACGGCGCGCGTGCCTGACGGCCACTCCCTGGTGGTGGGCGGCTTCTATGGCGAAGTGCAGAACAAGGACAAGACGAAGGTCCCGCTGCTCGGCGACATTCCGGTGATCAACTTCTTCTTCAAGAGCAAGGAAGCCTCCAAGGAGCAGTCCAGCCTCGTCTTCATCGTGACGCCCACCTCCTATGACCCGCGGAACCGAGGCGAGAACAGCCAGATCGCAAACCGGGTGAGGACCGCCTCCCAGCTCCAGCGCGACCATGACTGGGTGGACCCCTACAATCCCGGCCCGGCCCATGAGCCGAACCTCCGCCGCGCGCTGAGGGACCTGCAGCCTGACGAAGCCCCCTACTATCCCCGCGCCGAAGAACTGGCGCCGAAGCCCAAATCCCGGAGGGCCACCCCTTCCGGCCGGCCATGA
- the purM gene encoding phosphoribosylformylglycinamidine cyclo-ligase — MAGKLTYQQAGVDTRKAAALVGDIGAHVRRTQQSRKLWGAFGLFAACYDLSSYKEPVIVTGCDGVGTKLELLLEHGLLETAGKDLVAMSVNDILTTGGDALLFLDYIGIAALDEEKITSLIKGMADYLEACDCILAGGETAEMPGIVPTDVIELAGFCIGCAEKGDLIDPTTVAVGDVLVGYASDSIHANGWSLVRRVLKEHPGEISEEELAAWLKPTRLYHDVTRDLKAKGVKPKAMSHITGGGLPENLERLFRGMGADLEIPKWDLPGIDNLLAHVDAEDRFHTFNMGIGWVAIVDEKDVEASLTAGNGGVILGRMVPQEGVRVRVSGE; from the coding sequence ATGGCGGGCAAGCTAACTTACCAACAGGCCGGGGTGGACACGCGCAAAGCGGCCGCTCTCGTGGGAGACATCGGGGCGCACGTGCGCCGGACCCAGCAATCGCGCAAGCTGTGGGGAGCCTTCGGGTTGTTCGCCGCGTGCTACGACCTCAGTTCCTACAAGGAACCGGTGATCGTGACCGGTTGCGACGGCGTCGGCACCAAGCTGGAGCTGCTGCTGGAGCATGGCTTGCTGGAGACGGCGGGCAAGGATCTGGTCGCCATGAGCGTGAATGACATCCTCACCACCGGTGGGGACGCGCTCCTGTTCCTGGACTACATTGGCATCGCCGCGCTGGATGAGGAAAAGATCACCAGCCTGATCAAGGGCATGGCCGACTACCTGGAGGCCTGCGACTGCATCCTGGCCGGCGGTGAGACCGCGGAGATGCCCGGCATCGTCCCGACGGACGTCATCGAGCTGGCGGGCTTCTGCATCGGCTGCGCCGAAAAGGGCGACCTCATCGACCCGACCACCGTCGCCGTCGGTGACGTGCTGGTGGGCTACGCGTCCGACAGCATCCACGCCAACGGTTGGTCGCTCGTCCGCCGCGTGCTGAAGGAGCACCCGGGGGAAATTTCCGAAGAGGAACTGGCCGCCTGGCTGAAGCCGACGCGCCTCTACCACGACGTGACCCGCGACCTGAAGGCGAAGGGCGTGAAGCCGAAGGCCATGTCCCACATCACCGGTGGCGGCCTTCCTGAGAATCTCGAGCGTCTCTTCCGCGGCATGGGCGCCGACCTGGAGATCCCGAAATGGGACCTCCCGGGCATCGACAACCTGCTCGCCCACGTGGATGCGGAGGACCGTTTCCACACCTTCAACATGGGCATCGGCTGGGTCGCCATCGTCGATGAAAAAGACGTGGAAGCCAGTTTGACGGCGGGCAATGGCGGCGTGATACTCGGGCGCATGGTTCCGCAGGAGGGTGTCCGAGTGCGGGTCTCCGGAGAGTGA
- a CDS encoding amidophosphoribosyltransferase has product MSDFLKHECGIAAVRLRKPLAYYYDRYGTSLWGLNKLFLLMEKQHNRGQDGTGIGCVKLNMPIGQPYVFRRRGIEQDALAQIFRKEIKNFGKMARKGQLDPKKPDSVKRNFDFGGEILVGHLRYGTSGEFDEGSCHPYLRRSNWPTRTLMVMGNFNMTNAAELNQVLLERGQHPVFGTDTQTVLEEIGYHLDEHHTDLYRALRDKGVPGNEMPAMISSALDVPQLVSDSAREWDGGYAICGAIGNGDMFVMRDPRGIRPCHMLITDEVIAFASERVPLMTVFEADVDDVKAVDPGSIITIKSDGTITDQQFAVPQKYSPCSFEKIYFSRGNDPQIYRERKAMGAALVDQVVKSIGGAFEKTVFSFIPNTAETAYHGLMDGLRLYRRQEVRSSILKASEEGTLTADLVDDLILRNWPRGEKVAHKDIKMRTFISQEKSRDQLVSHVYDITYGAVKEGDNLVALDDSIVRGTTLKKSILKILARTKPSKIVICSTAPQIRYPDCYGIDMSELGKFIAFSAAVALHRRAGRQSLLDRVYDECREELKKPAADRQNRVKQIYDSFTDEEISAEISRMVYPENIEWQGEVEVIFQSIENLRASIKGECGDWYFTGNYPTPGGYSMVNSAYLRWYEGVGGRSYDSLPL; this is encoded by the coding sequence ATGAGCGATTTCCTGAAACACGAATGCGGGATCGCTGCGGTGCGGCTCCGCAAACCTCTGGCGTATTACTACGACCGTTACGGCACCTCCCTGTGGGGTCTGAACAAGCTGTTCCTCCTGATGGAGAAGCAGCACAACCGCGGGCAGGACGGCACCGGCATCGGCTGCGTGAAGCTGAACATGCCCATCGGCCAGCCGTACGTGTTCCGCCGCCGGGGCATCGAGCAGGACGCGCTCGCCCAGATCTTCCGCAAGGAGATCAAGAACTTCGGCAAGATGGCGCGCAAGGGTCAGCTCGACCCGAAGAAGCCGGACAGTGTGAAGCGCAACTTCGACTTCGGCGGTGAGATCCTGGTGGGCCACCTCCGCTACGGCACCTCAGGCGAGTTCGACGAGGGTAGCTGCCATCCCTATCTGCGCCGCAGCAACTGGCCGACCCGCACCCTCATGGTGATGGGCAACTTCAACATGACCAACGCGGCCGAGCTGAACCAGGTCCTCCTGGAGCGCGGCCAGCACCCGGTCTTCGGCACGGACACGCAGACCGTTCTGGAAGAGATCGGCTACCATCTGGATGAGCACCACACGGACCTCTACCGCGCGCTACGTGACAAGGGCGTGCCGGGCAATGAGATGCCGGCCATGATTTCCTCCGCGCTGGACGTGCCACAGCTCGTCTCCGACTCCGCCCGCGAGTGGGACGGCGGCTACGCCATCTGCGGCGCCATCGGCAACGGCGACATGTTCGTCATGCGCGACCCGCGCGGCATCCGCCCGTGCCACATGCTCATCACGGATGAGGTCATCGCCTTCGCATCGGAGCGCGTGCCTCTCATGACCGTGTTCGAGGCGGATGTGGATGACGTGAAGGCGGTCGATCCCGGCTCCATCATCACCATCAAGTCGGACGGCACCATCACGGACCAGCAGTTCGCGGTGCCGCAGAAATACTCCCCCTGTTCCTTCGAGAAGATCTACTTCTCCCGCGGCAATGACCCGCAGATCTACCGCGAGCGGAAGGCCATGGGCGCCGCGCTGGTAGACCAGGTGGTGAAATCCATCGGCGGTGCTTTCGAGAAGACCGTCTTCTCCTTCATCCCGAACACGGCGGAAACCGCCTACCACGGCCTGATGGACGGCCTGCGGCTCTACCGCCGCCAGGAAGTCCGCTCCTCCATCCTGAAAGCTTCGGAAGAGGGAACCCTGACCGCTGATCTCGTCGATGACCTCATCCTCCGCAACTGGCCGCGTGGCGAGAAAGTCGCGCACAAGGACATCAAGATGCGGACCTTCATCTCCCAGGAGAAAAGCCGCGACCAGCTCGTCTCCCACGTCTATGACATCACCTACGGCGCGGTGAAGGAAGGCGACAACCTCGTCGCCCTGGACGACTCCATCGTCCGCGGCACCACGCTCAAGAAATCCATCCTCAAGATCCTCGCCCGCACCAAGCCGTCGAAGATCGTCATTTGTTCCACCGCCCCGCAGATCCGCTACCCGGACTGCTACGGCATCGACATGTCGGAGCTGGGCAAGTTCATCGCCTTCTCCGCCGCGGTGGCGCTGCACCGCCGTGCCGGACGCCAGTCCCTGCTGGACCGAGTCTATGACGAGTGCCGGGAGGAACTGAAGAAGCCCGCCGCCGACCGGCAGAACCGCGTGAAGCAGATCTACGACTCCTTCACGGACGAGGAGATCTCCGCCGAGATCAGCCGGATGGTCTATCCGGAGAACATCGAGTGGCAGGGCGAGGTCGAGGTCATCTTCCAGAGCATCGAGAACCTCCGTGCCTCCATCAAGGGCGAGTGTGGCGACTGGTACTTCACCGGCAACTACCCGACCCCCGGCGGTTACTCCATGGTCAACTCCGCCTACCTGCGCTGGTACGAAGGCGTCGGCGGCCGCAGCTACGACAGCCTGCCGCTGTGA